Proteins from a single region of Pseudomonas quebecensis:
- a CDS encoding LysR family transcriptional regulator — MHFDLIDLRLYLHTLDAGNITAGAARSHLSLAAASARIRAMEASLGIELLQRGRRGVSPTPAGKALARHARLLLQQADHLQQDLAAYANGVKGQVRLLCNTTALSEYLPELLADVLRDNPYLDIDLQELPSLRITQALRQGTADLGIISDAVDTHGLQTLPFRDDPLVLIMPATHALAAGPASFIDSLQHDFVGLAAHSALAVYLEEQALHAGFRLHTRIRAESFDGLMRMVARGAGLGIVPQAALERWSGKHRFKAQPLREEWASRRLLLCARSFEQLPGYAKALFEALALPLRKNP; from the coding sequence ATGCACTTTGACCTGATCGACCTGCGCCTCTACCTGCACACGCTGGACGCCGGCAATATCACCGCTGGCGCAGCCCGCAGCCATTTGTCTCTGGCCGCCGCCAGCGCGCGCATCCGGGCCATGGAAGCGTCGCTGGGGATCGAGTTGCTGCAACGCGGTCGCCGTGGTGTCAGCCCGACGCCCGCGGGCAAGGCCCTGGCCCGCCACGCGCGCCTGCTGTTGCAACAGGCCGACCACCTGCAACAAGACCTGGCGGCGTATGCCAATGGCGTCAAAGGCCAGGTGCGCCTGCTGTGCAACACCACGGCGCTGAGCGAATACCTGCCGGAACTGCTGGCGGATGTGCTGCGTGACAATCCCTACCTGGATATCGACCTGCAGGAGCTGCCCAGCCTGCGCATCACCCAGGCGCTGCGCCAAGGCACGGCCGACCTGGGGATCATCTCCGACGCGGTGGATACCCACGGTTTGCAGACCCTGCCCTTTCGCGACGACCCGCTGGTGCTGATCATGCCGGCGACGCATGCACTGGCGGCAGGACCGGCCAGTTTTATCGATAGCCTGCAACACGACTTCGTCGGCCTGGCGGCCCACAGTGCGCTGGCGGTGTACCTGGAAGAACAGGCGCTGCACGCCGGCTTTCGTTTGCACACGCGAATTCGCGCCGAGAGCTTTGATGGGCTGATGCGCATGGTCGCGCGCGGCGCCGGCCTGGGGATCGTGCCCCAGGCCGCGTTGGAACGCTGGTCAGGAAAACACCGCTTCAAAGCCCAGCCGCTGCGCGAAGAATGGGCCTCTCGGCGATTGCTGCTATGTGCGCGCTCGTTCGAACAACTGCCGGGTTACGCCAAGGCCTTGTTCGAAGCGCTGGCCCTGCCCTTGCGGAAAAACCCGTAG
- a CDS encoding sulfite exporter TauE/SafE family protein: protein MTTFLTFYQNIGLALSLLVIATFMLAGTVKGVIGLGLPTVAMGLLGLAMLPAQAAALLIIPSTVTNLWQLAFGGHLSALVRRLWPMLLLIFLGTGLGTAWLGIDGGGWVAHALGAALLAYALSGLFLPTFKVGSAAERWLGPLCGLLTGVVTAATGVFVIPSVPYLQALGLQRDQLVQALGLSFSVSTLALAGGLAWRGGLGGAELNASLLALVPALLGMWLGQWVRQRISAVVFKRVFFVGMALLGGHLLISG, encoded by the coding sequence ATGACGACCTTCCTCACGTTCTATCAAAATATCGGCTTGGCCTTGTCCTTGCTGGTGATCGCCACCTTTATGCTGGCGGGCACCGTCAAAGGGGTGATCGGTTTGGGCTTGCCCACCGTGGCCATGGGGCTGCTCGGTCTGGCTATGTTGCCGGCGCAGGCTGCGGCGTTGCTGATCATTCCGTCGACCGTCACCAACCTCTGGCAACTGGCATTCGGCGGCCATCTGAGTGCGCTGGTCAGACGTCTGTGGCCGATGCTGTTGCTGATTTTTCTCGGCACCGGGCTGGGTACGGCGTGGCTGGGCATCGACGGCGGCGGCTGGGTGGCGCACGCCTTGGGCGCAGCGTTGCTGGCGTACGCCTTGAGCGGGTTGTTTTTGCCCACGTTCAAGGTCGGCTCGGCGGCGGAGCGCTGGCTGGGCCCGCTATGCGGATTGCTCACCGGCGTCGTCACCGCAGCCACCGGGGTGTTTGTGATTCCCTCCGTGCCATATCTGCAGGCGCTGGGCTTGCAGCGCGATCAACTGGTGCAGGCGCTGGGGCTGTCGTTCAGCGTGTCCACCCTGGCCTTGGCTGGCGGGCTGGCCTGGCGCGGTGGGCTGGGCGGCGCTGAACTGAATGCTTCATTGCTGGCGCTGGTGCCGGCGCTGTTGGGCATGTGGCTGGGCCAGTGGGTACGCCAGCGCATCAGTGCCGTGGTGTTCAAACGGGTATTTTTTGTCGGCATGGCGCTGTTGGGCGGGCATCTGCTGATCAGTGGTTAA
- a CDS encoding NAD(P)H-dependent oxidoreductase: MKKVLLLNGGKQFAHSDGRYNVTLHDTAAAVLDRAGIDVKVTHIDAGYDVAEEVAKFLWADVIIYQMPGWWMGAPWIVKKYIDEVFTEGHGSLYASDGRTRSDASQKYGSGGLIQGKQYMLSLTWNAPQQAFDDPSDFFEAKGVDAVYFPFHKANQFLGMTGLPTFLCVDVMKRPAIDADVARYEQHLAQVFNLSV; the protein is encoded by the coding sequence ATGAAAAAAGTCCTGTTGCTCAACGGCGGTAAACAATTCGCCCACTCCGATGGCCGCTACAACGTTACCCTGCATGACACCGCAGCGGCGGTGCTGGACCGTGCCGGTATCGACGTCAAGGTCACCCATATCGACGCCGGCTACGACGTGGCCGAAGAGGTCGCCAAGTTCCTGTGGGCCGACGTGATCATCTACCAGATGCCCGGCTGGTGGATGGGCGCGCCGTGGATCGTCAAGAAGTACATCGACGAAGTCTTCACCGAAGGCCACGGCAGCCTGTATGCCAGCGATGGTCGCACCCGGTCCGATGCATCGCAGAAATACGGCAGCGGCGGCCTGATCCAGGGCAAGCAGTACATGTTGTCGCTGACCTGGAACGCACCGCAGCAAGCCTTCGACGACCCCAGCGATTTCTTCGAAGCCAAGGGCGTGGACGCGGTGTACTTCCCGTTTCACAAGGCCAATCAATTCCTCGGCATGACCGGCCTGCCGACTTTCCTTTGCGTGGATGTGATGAAACGCCCGGCCATCGACGCGGATGTGGCGCGCTATGAGCAGCATCTGGCGCAGGTGTTCAACCTCTCGGTGTAA
- a CDS encoding LysR family transcriptional regulator, whose amino-acid sequence MKARSDELQIFVSVIECGSISAAAEQAGQTPSAVSRTLSRLEAKLDTTLINRTTRRMDLTEEGKYFFEQAKAILAQMDELEERLSSRQQTPAGRLRINAAVPFMLHGIIPYIAEFRRLYPQIQLELNSDDLIIDLLEQSTDIAIRIGALADSSLHARSLGCTPLHILASPDYLERHGTPRTVADLADHTLLGFTQTETLNHWPLRHAAGDRWLIQPSIGASSGETLRHLALEGQGIACLSNFMTFDDIDAGRLVPLLETFYSGYRQPIHAVFYRNSQLALRIQCFLDFIQAKLARYAC is encoded by the coding sequence GTGAAAGCCCGATCCGATGAGCTACAGATTTTTGTCAGCGTGATCGAGTGCGGCTCGATTTCCGCAGCGGCGGAGCAGGCCGGGCAGACGCCGTCGGCGGTCAGCCGGACCTTGTCGCGCCTGGAAGCCAAGCTCGACACCACGCTGATCAACCGCACCACGCGGCGCATGGACCTGACCGAGGAAGGCAAATACTTCTTCGAGCAGGCCAAGGCGATTCTGGCGCAGATGGATGAGCTGGAAGAACGCCTCAGCTCGCGCCAGCAAACACCGGCCGGGCGCCTGCGCATCAATGCGGCGGTGCCGTTCATGCTGCACGGGATCATTCCGTACATCGCCGAATTTCGCCGCCTGTATCCGCAGATCCAACTGGAGCTCAACAGCGATGACCTGATCATCGACCTGCTGGAACAGAGCACCGACATTGCGATTCGCATCGGTGCGTTGGCCGATTCGAGCCTGCATGCGCGGTCCCTGGGCTGCACCCCGCTGCATATCCTTGCCAGCCCCGACTATCTTGAGCGCCACGGCACGCCACGCACGGTCGCTGACCTGGCGGATCACACCTTGCTGGGTTTCACCCAGACCGAAACCCTCAACCATTGGCCGCTGCGCCATGCGGCAGGCGACCGCTGGCTGATCCAGCCGAGCATCGGCGCTTCCAGCGGCGAAACCCTGCGTCACCTGGCATTGGAAGGACAGGGCATTGCTTGCCTGTCGAACTTCATGACCTTCGACGACATCGACGCCGGGCGCCTGGTGCCGCTGCTGGAAACGTTTTACAGCGGCTACCGCCAACCGATCCACGCGGTGTTCTATCGCAACTCGCAGTTGGCGCTGCGCATCCAGTGCTTCCTGGACTTTATCCAGGCCAAGCTGGCGCGGTATGCCTGCTGA
- a CDS encoding SulP family inorganic anion transporter — MNLTRLRADALAGLTTSFALLPECIAFALVAHLNPLMGLYGAFIICTLTALFGGRPGMVSGAAGSMAVVIVALVVQHGVEYLLATVLLGGLIMVAFGLLRLGKLVRMVPHPVMLGFVNGLAIIIALAQLEHFKNGEAWLSGTPLYVMSGLVLVTMAIVYGLPRITRAVPPALVAILGVGLAVYLLGLPTRTLGDMAHIAGGLPGFALPQVPWTLETLGIIAPYAFLMAMVGLLETLLTLNLTDEITETRGYPDRESVALGAANMVSGLFGGMGGCAMIGQTVINLSSGGRGRFSGVFAGVMILLFILFLSPLIERIPLAALVGVMFVVSQQTFAWASLRVINKVPLNDVLVIIAVTAITVFTDLATAVLCGIVIAALNFAWQQARELYADEHVEADGSKLYRLHGTLFFASTTPFLNQFDPANDPAQVTLDCRHLSFVDYSAIAALMTLRERYNKAGKHLRVLHLSERCKKLLKRARVHHD, encoded by the coding sequence ATGAACCTCACCCGTCTGCGCGCCGATGCCCTGGCCGGCCTCACCACGTCCTTTGCGTTGCTGCCCGAATGCATCGCCTTCGCCCTGGTCGCTCACCTCAACCCACTGATGGGCCTGTACGGCGCCTTTATCATCTGTACCCTCACCGCGCTGTTCGGCGGGCGGCCGGGGATGGTGTCCGGGGCGGCCGGTTCGATGGCGGTGGTGATCGTCGCGCTGGTGGTGCAGCACGGGGTGGAGTATCTGCTCGCCACCGTGCTGCTGGGCGGGTTGATCATGGTTGCGTTCGGCCTGCTGCGCCTGGGCAAGCTGGTGCGCATGGTGCCGCACCCGGTGATGCTGGGGTTCGTCAACGGCCTGGCGATCATCATTGCCCTGGCGCAGTTGGAGCATTTCAAGAACGGCGAGGCCTGGCTCAGTGGCACGCCGCTCTACGTAATGAGCGGCCTGGTGCTGGTGACCATGGCGATTGTCTATGGGCTGCCGCGCATCACGCGCGCAGTGCCGCCTGCGCTGGTGGCGATCCTCGGCGTGGGTCTGGCGGTGTACCTGCTGGGCTTGCCGACGCGCACCCTGGGCGACATGGCTCACATCGCCGGTGGCCTGCCCGGCTTTGCGCTGCCGCAGGTTCCATGGACCTTGGAAACCCTCGGCATCATTGCGCCCTACGCGTTCCTGATGGCGATGGTCGGCCTGCTGGAGACCCTGCTGACCCTCAACCTCACCGACGAAATCACCGAGACCCGTGGCTACCCCGACCGTGAGAGCGTGGCCCTGGGCGCCGCGAACATGGTCTCGGGCCTGTTCGGTGGCATGGGCGGTTGCGCGATGATCGGGCAAACCGTGATCAACCTCAGCTCCGGCGGACGCGGGCGTTTCTCCGGGGTGTTTGCCGGGGTGATGATCCTGTTGTTCATTCTGTTTTTGTCGCCGCTGATCGAGCGGATTCCACTGGCGGCGCTGGTGGGGGTGATGTTCGTGGTGTCTCAACAGACCTTCGCGTGGGCGTCGTTGCGGGTGATCAACAAGGTGCCGCTCAATGATGTGCTGGTGATTATCGCAGTGACAGCCATCACCGTGTTCACCGACCTGGCCACCGCGGTGCTATGCGGGATCGTGATTGCGGCACTGAATTTTGCCTGGCAGCAGGCCCGCGAGCTGTACGCCGATGAACACGTGGAAGCCGACGGCAGCAAGCTCTATCGCCTGCATGGCACTTTGTTCTTCGCCTCAACCACGCCGTTCCTGAACCAGTTCGATCCGGCCAACGACCCGGCCCAGGTGACGCTGGACTGTCGCCACCTCAGCTTCGTCGATTATTCGGCGATTGCCGCGCTGATGACCCTGCGCGAGCGCTACAACAAGGCCGGCAAGCATTTGCGGGTGCTGCATTTGTCTGAGCGCTGCAAAAAACTGCTCAAACGCGCGCGGGTGCATCACGACTGA
- a CDS encoding lysozyme inhibitor LprI family protein, producing the protein MTRSSFAATAVLLALCGHATAADNAALTKCMDSANTTLDMVTCNTKEAKVQDDRLNRAYKTALAAQEGPRKQQLQDVQRLWIKYRDANCAFAGSATGGSIDRVNGSGCVLDMTQTRAQELEDLMGP; encoded by the coding sequence ATGACTCGTAGCTCTTTCGCCGCCACCGCCGTGCTTCTGGCCTTGTGCGGCCACGCAACGGCCGCCGATAACGCCGCGCTGACAAAGTGCATGGACAGCGCCAACACCACGCTCGACATGGTCACCTGCAACACCAAAGAGGCCAAGGTTCAGGACGATCGCCTGAACCGCGCCTACAAAACCGCCCTCGCCGCCCAGGAAGGCCCACGTAAACAGCAACTGCAGGACGTGCAGCGCCTGTGGATAAAGTATCGCGACGCCAATTGCGCCTTTGCCGGCTCGGCGACCGGTGGTTCCATCGATCGGGTCAACGGCTCCGGCTGCGTGCTGGACATGACCCAGACCCGCGCCCAGGAACTCGAAGACCTGATGGGGCCATAA
- a CDS encoding gluconate:H+ symporter gives MAASPGFGLLAYAAIAIIALIVLIARYRLNPFIVITLVSIGLALMAGMPADTIMGSYEAGVGKTLGHIALVVALGTMLGKMMAESGGAEQVARTLIHRFGERNAHWAMVCIAFLVGLPLFFEVGFVLLVPIAFTVARRVGVSILMVGLPMVAGLSVVHALVPPHPAAMMAVLAYNASVGQTVLYAILIGIPTAIIAGPVYAKYIVPRIHLPAENPLERQFIEREPRSRLPSFALTMATILLPVVLMMIGGWANVLSTPGTGFNQFLLFIGNSVIALLVATLVSFWTLGLAQGFNRESILKFTNECLAPTASITLLVGAGGGLNRILVDAGVTNEILGLAHAFHLSPLVMGWLFAALMRIATGSATVAMTTASGVVAPVALGLGYPHPELLVLATGAGSVIFSHVNDGGFWLIKEYFNMTVIQTFKTWTVLETLISVVAFGLTYGLSCLL, from the coding sequence ATGGCCGCATCACCGGGCTTTGGGCTGTTGGCATACGCTGCCATCGCCATCATTGCATTGATCGTGCTGATTGCACGTTACCGACTCAACCCGTTTATCGTCATCACCCTGGTGTCTATCGGCCTGGCGCTGATGGCCGGGATGCCGGCCGACACCATCATGGGCTCCTACGAGGCGGGCGTCGGCAAGACCCTGGGACACATCGCCCTGGTGGTGGCGCTGGGCACCATGCTCGGCAAAATGATGGCCGAGTCCGGCGGTGCCGAGCAGGTGGCGCGCACCTTGATCCATCGCTTCGGCGAGCGCAATGCGCACTGGGCCATGGTGTGCATTGCCTTTCTGGTGGGGCTGCCGCTGTTTTTCGAGGTGGGCTTTGTGTTGCTGGTGCCCATCGCGTTTACCGTGGCGCGGCGCGTGGGGGTGTCGATCCTGATGGTTGGTTTACCGATGGTCGCCGGCTTGTCGGTGGTGCATGCGCTGGTGCCGCCGCACCCGGCGGCGATGATGGCGGTGCTGGCGTACAACGCGTCGGTGGGGCAGACCGTGCTGTATGCGATTCTGATCGGCATTCCGACGGCAATCATCGCCGGCCCCGTCTACGCCAAATACATCGTGCCGCGTATTCACCTGCCGGCGGAAAACCCGCTGGAGCGCCAGTTTATCGAGCGCGAGCCGCGTAGCCGTCTCCCGAGTTTTGCCCTGACCATGGCCACCATTCTGTTGCCAGTGGTGCTGATGATGATCGGCGGCTGGGCCAATGTGTTGTCCACGCCGGGCACGGGGTTCAACCAGTTCCTGTTATTTATCGGCAACTCGGTGATTGCGCTGCTGGTGGCGACGCTGGTCAGTTTCTGGACCCTGGGCCTGGCTCAAGGCTTCAACCGCGAATCGATCCTCAAATTTACCAACGAATGCCTGGCGCCGACTGCCAGCATCACGCTGCTGGTGGGGGCGGGTGGCGGTTTGAATCGCATCCTGGTGGATGCCGGCGTGACCAACGAGATTCTGGGGCTGGCCCATGCCTTCCACCTGTCGCCGCTGGTGATGGGCTGGTTGTTCGCCGCACTGATGCGCATCGCTACCGGCTCGGCCACGGTGGCCATGACCACTGCCTCCGGTGTGGTGGCGCCGGTGGCCCTGGGCCTGGGTTATCCACATCCGGAATTGCTGGTGCTGGCCACCGGTGCGGGCTCGGTGATCTTTTCCCACGTCAACGACGGCGGCTTCTGGCTGATCAAGGAATACTTCAATATGACGGTGATCCAGACCTTCAAGACCTGGACCGTGCTGGAAACCCTGATTTCCGTGGTTGCCTTCGGTCTGACCTATGGTCTGTCCTGCCTGCTTTGA
- a CDS encoding MurR/RpiR family transcriptional regulator yields MDILYQIRARQASFSAGEGRIARLMLDDVGFAASASLEALSQRAEVSTATLSRFARSVGCRDLRDLRLQLAQASGVGSRFLDPVGTPEQSAFHRQILGDIEATLRQHLAGFDQASFADAVGLLSKARMVHAFGMGGPSSLCSDELQVRLVRLGYPIAACHDPLMMRVTAATLGPQHVLIVCSLTGLTPELLDVVELARNYDARVIALTLADSPLARLADVVLPLQPAETSFIYKPTAARYGMLLAIDLLATELALAMPDDNQERLRRIKLALDDYRGGPDALPLGD; encoded by the coding sequence ATGGACATCCTCTACCAGATCCGCGCCCGCCAGGCGTCCTTCAGCGCCGGCGAAGGGCGCATCGCCCGGCTGATGCTGGACGACGTAGGCTTTGCCGCGTCGGCCAGTCTGGAGGCACTGTCCCAGCGTGCCGAGGTCAGCACTGCGACCTTGTCACGTTTTGCCCGCAGTGTCGGTTGCCGCGACTTGCGCGATCTACGCCTGCAGCTGGCCCAGGCCAGCGGCGTCGGCAGCCGCTTCCTGGACCCGGTGGGCACACCCGAGCAGTCGGCGTTTCACCGGCAGATCCTGGGGGATATCGAAGCCACGCTGCGCCAGCACCTGGCGGGCTTCGATCAGGCAAGTTTCGCCGACGCGGTCGGCCTGTTGAGCAAGGCGCGCATGGTGCATGCGTTCGGCATGGGCGGCCCGTCCAGTCTGTGCAGCGATGAGTTGCAAGTGCGCCTGGTGCGCCTGGGCTATCCGATTGCCGCTTGCCATGACCCACTGATGATGCGCGTCACCGCCGCCACGCTGGGCCCGCAGCACGTGCTGATCGTCTGCTCGCTGACCGGCCTGACGCCCGAGTTGCTCGACGTGGTGGAACTGGCGCGCAACTACGACGCACGCGTTATCGCCCTCACGCTCGCCGACTCACCGTTGGCGCGCCTGGCCGACGTGGTGCTACCGCTGCAACCGGCCGAAACCAGTTTTATCTACAAACCCACGGCGGCGCGCTACGGCATGCTGCTGGCCATCGACCTGCTCGCCACCGAGCTGGCGCTGGCCATGCCGGACGATAATCAGGAACGCCTGCGCCGCATCAAGCTGGCCCTGGACGACTACCGCGGCGGCCCCGATGCCTTGCCGCTCGGAGATTGA
- a CDS encoding N-acyl-D-amino-acid deacylase family protein, whose amino-acid sequence MKYDTLIRQALIIDGSNTPGYVADVGVRAGHIEAIGELSSGSAAQTIEASGRVLAPGFIDVHTHDDTVVIRQPQMLPKLSQGVTTVIVGNCGISAAPVSLRGDPPDPMNLLGRRDAFAYPRFADYRQAVENAHPAVNVAALIGHTALRSNHLDDLYRTATQAEITAMRAQLKESLEAGALGLSTGLAYASAFNAETDEVLQLSEELTAFGAVYTTHLRSEFEPVLEAMDEAFLIGRHAQAPVIISHLKCAGAGNWGRSPQLLASLELAAKTHPVGCDCYPYAASSSTLDLKQVTDAFPITITWSTPYPSMGGRDLQDIAAEWDVSLLDAARRLQPAGAVYYGMDEADVRRILAHPLSMVGSDGLPEDPFPHPRLWGAFPRVLGHFSRDVGLFPLHTAVHKMTGLSAARFGLSERGEIREGHWADLVLFDPLRVRDVADFKAPQRAAEGIEGVWVNGVLSYHNGHANGERPGRFLARSGDLRGGFWSL is encoded by the coding sequence ATGAAGTACGACACGTTGATTCGCCAGGCTCTGATTATCGATGGCAGCAACACCCCGGGATATGTCGCCGATGTAGGCGTGCGTGCGGGGCATATTGAGGCCATCGGCGAGCTGTCGAGCGGCTCGGCCGCGCAAACAATCGAGGCCAGTGGCCGGGTGCTGGCGCCGGGCTTTATCGACGTGCACACCCACGACGACACAGTGGTGATACGCCAGCCGCAGATGCTGCCCAAACTCAGTCAGGGTGTGACCACGGTGATCGTCGGCAACTGCGGTATCAGCGCGGCGCCGGTCAGCCTGCGTGGCGATCCGCCGGACCCGATGAACCTGCTGGGGCGGCGTGATGCCTTTGCCTACCCGCGCTTTGCCGACTACCGCCAAGCGGTGGAAAACGCCCACCCGGCGGTCAACGTTGCTGCGTTGATCGGCCATACGGCGCTGCGCAGCAACCACTTGGACGACCTCTACCGCACGGCCACCCAGGCAGAAATAACGGCCATGCGCGCGCAGTTGAAGGAAAGCCTTGAGGCGGGCGCCCTGGGTTTGTCCACCGGTTTGGCCTACGCCAGTGCGTTCAACGCCGAGACCGATGAAGTGCTGCAACTGAGCGAAGAGCTGACCGCTTTCGGCGCGGTGTACACCACCCATTTGCGCAGCGAATTCGAGCCGGTGCTGGAGGCCATGGACGAAGCGTTCCTGATCGGCCGGCATGCCCAGGCGCCGGTGATCATTTCCCACCTCAAATGTGCCGGCGCGGGTAACTGGGGGCGTAGTCCGCAGTTGCTGGCGTCCTTGGAACTGGCCGCGAAAACCCACCCGGTGGGTTGTGATTGCTACCCCTACGCGGCCAGTTCCTCGACGCTGGACCTCAAGCAAGTCACCGATGCCTTCCCCATCACCATCACCTGGTCGACGCCGTACCCCTCCATGGGCGGGCGCGACTTGCAGGACATTGCGGCCGAGTGGGACGTTTCCCTGCTCGACGCGGCCCGTCGCCTGCAACCGGCGGGGGCGGTGTACTACGGCATGGACGAGGCGGATGTGCGGCGCATCCTTGCGCATCCGTTGTCGATGGTGGGCTCCGACGGGTTGCCGGAAGACCCGTTCCCGCACCCGCGCCTGTGGGGCGCGTTCCCACGGGTGCTAGGACATTTCAGCCGGGATGTGGGGTTGTTCCCGCTGCACACGGCGGTGCACAAAATGACCGGCTTGTCGGCGGCGCGGTTTGGCTTGTCGGAGCGCGGTGAAATCCGTGAAGGGCACTGGGCCGATCTGGTGTTGTTCGACCCCTTGCGAGTGCGTGACGTCGCGGACTTCAAGGCACCGCAGCGGGCGGCGGAAGGCATCGAGGGGGTATGGGTCAACGGAGTGTTGAGCTACCACAATGGGCACGCCAACGGTGAACGGCCGGGCCGCTTCCTGGCGCGCAGCGGGGATTTGCGCGGTGGGTTTTGGTCTTTATAG
- a CDS encoding glyoxalase superfamily protein, whose product MHLGKVTPILRIFDEAKTLEFYVDFLGFKVDWQHRFEANYPVYLQVSLGECVLHLSEHHGDASPGAAVRIQAQGVDGYQRQLLAKDYRYAKPDVEETPWGSREMSIKDPFGNRLVFVEEGEG is encoded by the coding sequence ATGCACTTAGGAAAAGTCACCCCCATCCTGCGAATTTTCGACGAAGCCAAAACCTTGGAATTCTACGTCGACTTCCTGGGTTTCAAGGTGGATTGGCAGCACCGTTTCGAGGCCAATTATCCGGTGTACCTGCAGGTGTCTTTGGGCGAGTGCGTGCTGCATTTGTCCGAGCACCATGGCGATGCGTCGCCGGGCGCCGCCGTGCGCATTCAGGCGCAAGGCGTGGACGGGTACCAACGGCAATTGCTGGCCAAGGATTATCGTTACGCCAAGCCGGACGTTGAGGAAACTCCGTGGGGCTCGCGGGAGATGAGCATCAAGGATCCGTTCGGGAATCGGCTGGTGTTTGTGGAGGAGGGCGAGGGCTGA
- a CDS encoding methyl-accepting chemotaxis protein has product MGTTLRELISGIRDGVTQIASAAEELSAVTEQTSAGVNSQKIETDQVATAMHEMTATVQEVARNAEQASQAASDADGQAREGDKVVAEAIAQIERLAAEVARSTDAMTHLQQESNKIGSVMDVIKAVAEQTNLLALNAAIEAARAGEAGRGFAVVADEVRGLAQRTQKSTEEIEGLVAGLQNGTQQVANVMNNSRSLTDSSVELTRKAGVSLENITRTVSNIQSMNQQIAAAAEEQSAVAEEISRSIVNVRDVSEQTASASEETAKSSVELARLGSQLQQMVSHFRV; this is encoded by the coding sequence ATGGGCACCACTTTGCGCGAACTGATCAGCGGGATTCGTGATGGCGTGACTCAAATCGCCAGCGCCGCCGAAGAGTTGTCGGCCGTGACCGAGCAGACCAGCGCCGGCGTGAACAGCCAGAAAATAGAAACCGACCAGGTCGCCACCGCGATGCATGAAATGACCGCCACCGTGCAGGAAGTGGCGCGCAATGCCGAGCAGGCTTCCCAGGCTGCGTCCGACGCCGATGGCCAGGCCCGTGAAGGCGACAAGGTGGTGGCCGAGGCCATCGCTCAGATCGAGCGGCTCGCCGCTGAAGTGGCGCGCTCCACCGACGCCATGACGCATCTGCAGCAAGAGAGCAACAAGATCGGCAGCGTGATGGATGTGATCAAGGCCGTGGCCGAACAGACCAACCTGCTGGCTCTCAACGCAGCGATCGAAGCGGCACGTGCAGGTGAAGCCGGCCGTGGCTTTGCCGTCGTGGCGGACGAAGTGCGCGGCCTGGCCCAGCGCACGCAGAAATCCACCGAAGAAATCGAAGGCCTGGTCGCCGGCTTGCAGAACGGCACCCAGCAAGTGGCCAACGTGATGAACAACAGCCGCAGCCTCACCGACAGCAGCGTGGAACTGACCCGCAAGGCCGGCGTGTCGCTGGAGAACATCACCCGGACGGTGTCCAACATCCAGTCGATGAACCAGCAGATCGCCGCTGCCGCCGAAGAGCAGAGCGCCGTGGCCGAAGAGATCAGCCGCAGCATCGTCAACGTGCGCGATGTGTCGGAACAGACCGCCAGCGCCAGTGAAGAGACCGCCAAATCCAGCGTGGAACTGGCCCGACTGGGCAGCCAGTTGCAGCAGATGGTAAGCCACTTCCGGGTGTAG